A stretch of DNA from Catenulispora acidiphila DSM 44928:
CAACTCCAGCCACTGCCTGGACAACGCGACCGAGATCGACTCGGTCCTGCAGATGTGGTCGTGCACCGGCGGGGACGAGCAGCAATGGGCCGAGGAGTTCGACACCAACACCAGCACCTACTACTTCGTCAACCTGAACACGCACCGGTGCATCACCGCGCCGCCGGCGCAGGGCCGGGTCGACATGGAGCCGTGCCCCCTCAACTCCCCGCCGAACTCGCAGTCCCAGGAGTGGACGATCTTCGACCACGCCTCCGACAACTCCTGGATCGCCTGGCAGAACAAGGCGAGCCACCTGTGCCTGGACACGCCGAGCGTGGGCAACGGCACCGTGCTGGAAGCCGAGCCCTGCAACGTGGCCATCAGCTACCAGAAGTTCACCGAGCGCGGGCGCTGACGGAACCGGCCGGTCCGGCAGAGACATCCCGTCCCGGACTCCGGCGCCCTACCCAGCGGGGCGCCGGAACCCGCACGAGCAGCCTCAGCGAGAACACCCGCCTGCGGCAGGCGTCCTCACCCCGTCTCCCGCCGCCGCGCCCGCCGCGTCACGCGGCACGGTAGCGTCGTGAAGCCGCGCTGGTGCGCCGACTGCACGCGCTTGGCGTTCTCGATGTCGATCTCGTACTCGGCCACCTCGGCGGCGGCTTCCTCGAGCACGATGCGGATCTCGGACTTGGCGAGTGCGCCGCCGAGGCAGTGGTGCGGGCCGGCGCCGAAGCTGATCATCTTGCGGGTGTCGCGGTCGATGTCGAAGACGTCGGGGTCGGTGAAGACGCGGTGGTCGCGGTTCGCCGAGGCGGGGAGCATCACCATGCGGACGCCTGCCGGGACCTGGACGCCGTGCATCTCCACGTCGCGGGTCACCGTGCGGGAGGTCATCTGGCTGCTGGAGTCGTAGCGCAGGGTCTCGTTCATCCAGTCGTCGAAGCGCCCTTCCAGGCCCGCGCGCTGGACGTCCGGCAGCCGCCAGCCGTGGTACCAGGCGTTGCCGATCAGTTTGCCGGTGGACTCGTTGCCGCCGGAGACCAGCAGGAACAGGAACGCCACGATCTCCGAGTCGGTGAGCTTGCCGCCGCCGGCGACCTCGGCCTCGCACAGCAGCGAGGTGAGGTTGTCTCCGGGATGCTTGCGCACCTCGGAGACCAGGTGCACGTAGTACGTCGCGAGCCGGAACGCCGCGGCCAGCGTCTCCTCCGAGCGCTCGTCGGACTCGTTGGCGCGCTTGGTCAGCCGGTCGGTGTCGAAGCGGATCAGATCCCAGTCGCTCTCCGGGACGCCGAGCATCTCGCAGACCACGTCGTTCGGCACGGCGGCGGCGTAGTCGGCGGCGAAGTCGACGTAGTCCCCGGACTCCAGCAGCGGGTCCAGCCGCCTGCGGCACAGCTCCCTGATGCGCTGCTCGCGCTGGATCACGCTGCGCGGCGTGAAGTCCTTGGACACCAGCCCGCGCAGCGTGCCGTGGTCCGGCGGGTCCAGGGCGAGGAAGAAGACGTTCTTGTACGCCTGCGGACCCCACAGCGCGGGCTCCAGCGAGATCCCGTTGCGGTTGGTGAACGTCGCCGGGTCGCGCAGCGCCGCGTCGACGTCGGCGTACCGGGACAGCGCGTAGAAGTTGCGCTCGGGGTTGTGGTAGACCGGCGCGTTCTCGCGCATCCAGGCGTAGATCGGATACGGGTCCTTCTGGACCTGGTAGGAGAACGGGTCGTAGTGGAACTCGGGTTCGGTGTCGGCTTCGGGCTCGGCCAGCAAGCCGGCTTCGTCAGTGCGCATGGTGGTGTACTCCGATCTATCCAGGATTCGGGGCGGCGGGTTCGGCGGGTTCCGCGTGTCCTTCGCGGATCGACTGCGCGACCTCGCGCACGCTTCCGGTCAGCAGCTTCAGCACCTCCGGCTTGACCCGCAGCTCGGCCACGCACGCGTCGATCACCGTGAACGCCAGCAGCGAGTGCCCGCCGAGCCCGGCGAAGGTGTCCAGCACGCTCACCGGACCGGACTGCAGCACCCGGCTGTAGATCCCGACCAGCCGCGCCTCCAACTCGTCCGCAGGCGGCACGATCGCGCGCTCCTCGCCGTCGGCGAAGCCCTCCCACACCGCCAGCAGCGCCGCGGTGTCGACCTTGCCGTTGACCGTCGCCGGGATCCTCGGGACCGCGACCAGCCGCTCGGGCCGCATGTGTTCGGCCAGGAGCGCGGCGGCGCGGCGCAGCACCTCGGCCGCCTCCGCCTCGCCGAACGTCCCCGGTTCGGCGGGTACGACGAAGGCGATCAGCCGCGCAGGCGTTCCGTGCGTGCCTTGAGTCCCGTGGACAGCCACCGCGCAGTCCACGACCGCCGGATCGGCGGCGAGCACCGACTCGACCTCGCCCGGCTCGACCCGCAGCCCGCGGATCTTCACCTGCCGGTCGATGCGCCCCAGATGCTCCAGCACGCCGTCGTCGCGATAGCGGCACAGGTCGCCGGTCCGGTACATCCGCGTACCCGGCGGTCCATAGGGGTCGGCGACGAAACGCTCCGCGGTCCGCGCCGGCGCGCGCCAGTAGCTCTGCGCCAGCCCTATCGGACCACTGATATACGCCTCGCCGGCCACCCCCACCGGCAGCGGCTCCAGATCCTCGCCGAGCACGCTCAACCGGAAGTGCGCCGCCGGACGCCCCAACGGCACCGGCACGCCGGGATCCGGATCCAGCGCCATATCCGTCACGGTCCCGGCTTCCGTCGGGCCATAGCAGTTCACGAGCACAGCGTCCGGAAGCGCACGGTAGAACGTGTCCCGGACCCGCGCCGTCACCGGCTCCCCGCCGCACAACGCCCACCGCAGCCGCGCCGCCGAGGCATCCACCTGCTCCAGGAACGGCGTCATCACCGTCGGCGCCAAGAACACGGTCGTCACACCGTGCTCCTCGACCAGCCGCGCCAGCCGCCGCGCGTCGCGATGCGCGCCGGGCTCGCAGACGATCAGGCGCGCGCCGTGGTACAGCGGCCAGAACAGCTCCCAAATGGAGACGTCGAACCCCGGCGAGGTCTTGAACACCGCGGCGTCGCCGGGTTCATACGGGTACTGACTCTGCATCCAGTCCAGATGTGCGAGCGCTCCATCGGTCGGATACGCGACGCCCTTGGGACGCCCGGTAGAGCCTGACGTGTAAAGGATATTGAGAATCGCAGTACCCGGATTCGCGCTCACCGCCACGGGCGGATCGCTCGCCGGCTGCTCCTGCCACTGCGCCGCGTCGGCTTCGAGATCGATGACTCGCCAACCGCCCTCCGGCACGCGCGACCGGCTCGCCGGATCGGTGAGCACATGCGTCGGCGCGCAGTCGGCGAGCATGTAGCCCAGGCGCGCGTCGGGCAGGTCCGCGTCCAGCGGCACGTACGCGCAGCCCGCCTTCACCGCCGCGTAGATCGCCACGACTTGCGGCACACCGCGCTCGGCGCAGATCGCGACGCGGCTGCCAGGACCGGCGCCAGTCGAACGCAGGAAGTGCGCGAGCCGATTCGCGCGCTCGTTCAGCTCCCGGTAGCTGACGTGCTCCCCGGAAGCGGCGACCAACGCCACCGCCTCCGGCGTCCGCGTCGCCTGCTCCTGGAACGGCTCGGCCATCGTCCGATGCAGCACCTGCGGCACGCGATGCGGGTTCAGCTCGTACAGAATCCGCCGGCGCTCCTGTTCGGAGAGCAGCGGATGCGCCGACATCGGCAGCTCCGGCGCGGCCATCGCACACGCCAGCAGGTGTTGGAACGCCCGAGCCCACGCCAGCGCGGTCGGCGAGTCGGCCGAATCGGTCATCGACTCCACATACAGCCGCCGGCCGTCCTCGGAGACCAGCAGCGCGGCGTCGGCGGGACCGGCGTCCGGCGGCGGCAGCACGCGCTCGTGCTCGCCGTGGATCAGGCGCACGCGCCGCGCCAGCCGCCGGGCCAGCTCCTCGGCGCACGCCGCCAGGACGTCCGGCGGGCAGGCGGGGACGGCGACCGGGCCGACGCATTCGGACGGCGCCGGACGGAGGCTGCTGCTCACGCGCGCTCCCGGGTGGTTCGCAGGGTGTGTCAGGGCTTTTCAGTCAACGGAATCGCCGCCCCCGCCCGGCAGTCGCTCTTTCACGTGACTGCTGTCCGGGCACGGCCGTCCATAGGTTTCGGTGCGAGAGCCGCACCCCGCCTTCAGCGGTGTGCCCGGATCCGATGGGCGCTTGATGGTGAGACAGAACCAGACCCCTTACGACCTCGTCCGCGCCGTGGCGCGCGCCGACGGCGACCGCGCCGCGCTTGTCGACCCGGCCGGCGCCGGGGCGCAGCTGTCGTACGCGGAGCTGATCGCCCGCACCGAGACGCTGGCGCGCCGGCTGCGGGAGCACGGCGTGGGCGCCGAGCAGCCGGTCGCCGTCGTGCTGGAGCGCGGGGCGGACACTGTGGTGGCGATGCTGGCGGTGCTCGCCGCCGGCGGCGTCTACTGCCCGCTGGACGTCTCGGCGCCGGACGCGCGGCTGACCGCGGTCGTGGAACTGCTCGGGGCGAAGGTCGCGCTGACCGACGCGGCGCACGCCGGCCGGCTGCCCGCCGGGGTGGACGCGCTGCGGCTGGAGGCCGTATCAGCAGCCTCAGTTACTGCCTCAGGCGCCGCCTCAGACTCAGGCACCGCCTTGGACTCAGCCTCGGGCTCAACCCCAGCCTCAGCCGCGGACTCAGGCACCGCCTCGGACTCGAACTCAGCCTCAGCCTCGGACTCAGGCACCGGCTCAGCCTCAGCCTCGAACTCGGCCTCGGACACCGGAGCCCTCGACCCCGACTCAGCGTTCGAGCCCGCCGCACCCACCCCGGACTCCCTCGCCTACGTCCTCTACACCTCCGGCTCCACCGGCGTCCCCAAGGGCGTGGCGATGACCCACCGCGGTCTGTCCCGCCTCATCAGCTGGCAGACCGCCTCCGGCGCTCCGGGACTGCGCACGCTCCAGTTCACCGCGACCTCCTTCGACGTCACCTTCCAGGAAGTGCTCTCCACCCTGGCCACCGGCGGCTGCCTCGTCGTCGCCGGCGAGCAGGTCCGGCGCGATCCGGCGCTGCTGCTGGAGACGATCGTCAAGGAGCGGATCCAGCGCCTCTTCCTGCCCTACGTCGCCCTGCAGCTCATGGCGGTCACCGCCGCGCGGCTGGCGATCGTCCCGGAGAGCCTGGAGCACGTCGTCACCGCCGGCGAGCGCCTGGTCGTCACCCCCGCGATCCGCGACCTGTTCACCACGCTGCCGCACTGCCGTCTGGACAACCACTACGGACCCACCGAAGCGCACCTGGTCACCAGCCAGACCCTGCCGCAGGACCGCGCCGCCTGGCCGGACGTCCCCGGCATCGGCGCCCCGGTCGCCGGCGTCGCCTGCCATGTCCTCGACGAGCGGCTGCACGCAGTGCCCGATGGCGAGGTCGGCGAACTCTACGTCTCAGGACCCTGTCTGGCGCGCGGCTACCTCGCCGACCCGGCACGCACCGCTGAGCGCTTCGTTGCCGACCCCGGCGCCGACGCACCGGGGGAGCGTTGGTACCGGACCGGTGACCTGGTGCGCCGCATCGCCGATGGGACCTATGAATTCCTCGGCCGCGCCGACGGTCAGCTGAAGGTGCGCGGGTTCCGCGTCGAGCCCGGCGAGGTCGAGACCGCGCTGACGAGCCACCCGCGGGTCCAGGCCGCCGCCGTCGGACTGCGGCAGATCGAGGACGGGATCTCGATCCTGGTCGGATACCTCCAGACCGACGGCGCCGTCTCGCAGCGGGAGATCGGCGATCATGCCAGGGCACTGCTACCCGCCTACATGGTGCCCTCGCGCTACCTGACCGTGCCCGCACTGCCGCGCACCGGAACCGGCAAGGTCGACACCCGGGCGCTCGCCGAGATCGCGCTGCCCGACGCCGCCGATTCCTCCGACGCCGCCGACGCTGCCGACCCCGACCAGCTCCCCTTGTCCGACCTCATCACCGCTCTATGGATCCGCGTCCTCGGCCACGACGAATTCGACCCCGACGACGACTTCTTCGACGTCGGCGGCGACTCCCTGCTCGCCACCTGGGTAGCCGCCGAGCTGGGGCAGATGCTCGGCCGCCCGGTCGAGTTGTCGCTGTTCCTGGAATACAGCACCGTCGAAGACCTCGCCGAAGCTCTCGGCTCGCAGGGCTCTGCGACCGCGACAGGAGCGGCACTGATCGCGGGATCCTCACGCAGCTCAGCTTCGCAGATCGTCACCCTGCGCCCCGGACCGTCCGGCCGCAGTCTGTACCTGTTCCACCCGCTCGGCGGCGAGCTGATCTGCTACCGCGAGCTGGCCCGCGCCAGCCGTGCCCCGGTCCGCGTCCTCGGCGTCGGCTGGAGTGGCGCGCCGCCGGAGTACGGCGCCACGCTGGAGGACATCGCCCGCGTGCACGTCGAGCAGCTGCTGGTCATCCAGCCCGACGCGCCGTTTCTATTGGCCGGGTGGTCCTTCGGCGGCGTGCTCGCCTTCGAAGTCGCCCGGCAGCTCACCGCGGCCGGCGCGAGCGTGGACTTCCTCGGGCTGATCGACGCCAACCCGGTGATCGACCCCATCACCGGGCTGCCGCTGGCGGACACGCCGTTCCTGGGCGTGCTGGACGAGGTGGTGACGCTGCTCGACGCACCCGGGACCACCTCCGCCGATCTCACGGCTCTGACATCCGGCGACACCTGGCTCCAGCTCATGGGCGCGCCGATCGCCCCCGGCGCCTCAAGTACGTATCTGCGGACCGCGCTGGACACCGCCCGAGCGTGTATGTGGGCTGCGATGCGCTACCAGGCGCGCCGCCACGACGGCCCGATCGACGTGTTCCAGGCCTCCGGGTCCGGGGCGGATCGGCAGGAAGCGCTGGCCGGGGCGATCCGCAGCCTGGCCGGCGGCGCGTTCCGGACGGTCGCCGTCCCCGGCGGCCACTGGGCGTGCATCAGGGCGGAGGACGGGGCCGAGACGGCCAGGGCACTGGATGCCGCGCTCGAGCGCGTCGGCGCGGCGGGGAGTGGGACGCATGGATCTTGAGACCGACCGGAAGACCTTCGCCGAGCAGGGGTTCATCGGACCGTTCACGCTCTGGGAGCCCGAGGAGATGACCGCGTGGTGGAAGACGCAGCGCAAGGCGCTGCTCGACCCCGCCAAGAGCGCCCGCAAGGTGTTCGACAACCCCGTGAACTACGACCGCCACCTGGACATCCCCGGACTCAGTTCCCTGATCACCGAGCCGGAGATGGTCCGCCGGATGCAGGCGCTGATCGGTCCGGACGTGCTGTGCTGGCGCACCGAGTTCTTCCCCAAGAACCCCGGCGACTCCGGCACCGGCTGGCATCAGGTCGAGACCTACGCCATCGGCGAGACCTCCGAGGGCATGCTGGAGGCCACCGAGCACTCCGACGGCGTGCCGATGGAGCTGACGTGCTGGGTCGCCTTCACCGAGGCCACCAAGGAGAACGGCTGCATGCGGCTGATCCCCGGCAGCCACCGGCAGTGGCGCTACGACGAACACGCGCCGATGAAGTGGAACGGCGCGGCGCGCGACAACTCCTTCTTCGGCTACAACTACGAAGACATCAAGATCGACAAGAACTGGGACCCGGACGCGCAGGATGTCCGGGACGTGGAAATGCGCCCCGGGCAGTTCATCATCTTCACCGCGCGCACCATCCACGGCTCCCGCCCGAACACCGCCAACCGGCAGCGTATGGGGCACGCGATCCGCGTCGTCCCCACGCACGTCCGCGTCTACGGCGGCATGACCGGGTTCGACGAGTTCGGACACCACTTCGACCTGGCGCGGCACGGCTGCGTGCTGGTCGCAGGACAGGACGACTACGGGCTCAACCGGCTCGCACAACACAACGCGTGGGGCGACCGGTTCACCCCGCTCGACCGGATGGCGGTGTGAAGCGATGCGCACGCAGTACGTGGCCGCTCTCGAGCTGGACGAGGGACGCCTGGCCAAGGACCTGGAGACCAGCGCCTCCTTCAACTACTCCGAGGCCTACAGCAACTACCTGATCGGCGGACCGTGGAAGAGCGCCATGCTCTACTCCGCCGGCGGCGACGCCGGGGACGGTCTGCTCACCGACTACGACTACCGGCAGAGCTCTGATTTCACCGACTACGGACGGCAGATGCCGTATCTGCAGGAGCTGATCAGCACCTCGGTGGACCTGAGCCGGCTCACCTTCGTCCGCCTGGCGCGCTTCGCCAAGAGCGTCATCGTCCCGCACCGCGACTTCCTGGAACTCGAGGAGATCCCCGAGGACAAGCGCTCCGCGCACCGCCTGCACATCCCGCTGGCGACCCACGAGGAGTGCTTCTTCAGCGAGGACAACGTCGTCTACCGGATGCGCGCCGGCGAGCTCTGGTACTTCGACGCCTCCCGCATCCACTCCGTCGTCTCCTTCGCCGAGGAGCCCCGGATCCATCTCATCTTCGACTTCGCCGACCGCCCCGGTGCCGGATCCCTGGTCACCGTGCCCGGCGAGCCCGAGGGCGCCGGCGTCCCGGCGGCCTCGGCGGTGGACCGGCCGCAGCTGTCCGACGCCGAACGCGCCGCGCTGGCCCGGCTGGCCGACGTCCTCACCATGGACACGTTCAGCGAGATCTTCTCCGTCCTGGTCAAGAAGCACTTCCGCCGCGACGGCGGCGAGCACTTCGTCTGGGACACCCTCACCGCGCTCGCGCGCGCCTGCCCGGACCCGGCGGTCCTTCCGCACACGCAGGAGCTGCGGCGGTACTTCACATTGGAGCGACCCTCAGGGAGTGGACAAGCATGACCGCGACGTCGTTCGGCGACCGCCTCGCCGACAGCCCCGTCTACAAGAGTTTCTGCGACCACCGGTTCTTCGCCGCGGTGGACACCGCGGAGTTCTCCAAGGAGCAGGCTGAAATCCTCATCGAGCAGTGGTGGCATCCGCTGCACTACTTCCCCACCTTCCTGGCGCGCTGCGTCTCGGTCCTGCCGGACATCGCCTCCAAGAGCGCGATCACCGCGATCCTGAACCAGGAGACCGGCGGCGGGCGCGTGGACCGCGCCCACGAGATCATCTACACCGAGTCGATGGACAAGTGCGGCTTCAGCGCCGCCAAGGTCACCGGCACCGATCCCTACCCGGAGACCGCCGCGCTGGTCGAGGGCTACCGCTCGGCATCGGAGCAACGCGAGTCCGCCCTGGGCTTCATCTTCGCCACCGAGACCACCGACCTGCTCATGGTTTCCTCCATCGGCAAGGCGATCCAGCGCACCACCGGCGTCACCGACAACGAGTGGGTCGACATCCACATCATGCAGGAGCCCGATCACGTCGAGGAGGCGAACCACGCGCTGACCGCGGACTTCACGCCCGAGGCAGAGCAGGCGGTGCTGGACGCCGCCGACCGGATGTGGCAGCTGTGGACCGAGTTCTTCGACCGCCTCGCCTCGGAAGCAGGAGTGGCGGCAGCGGCGGGAGCAGCCGGAGCCGCGGACGCGTCGGGGACCACCGGAACGCCGGCCTGAGGATCGCATCATGACCGACGTGCGGGCGACCTATCTCCGCTTCCCCGCATGGACGCAGCACTTCTGGACCTGGCAGACCGGCAAGGCTCTGCCAGGCCAGAAGCCGCTCCTGCGGCACACCTGGGCAAGCTACCTGACGTTGACGCTGGCCCTGTTCCTCGGCGGACTGGCGGTCAGCGCCACCGCTGTGGCAGCCGAGTATCCCTACTGGTATCTGGCGTTGCTGGCCGGCTGGTTCCTGACCGTGTGCGGCGCGCGCATGATGGTGCTCGTCATCGCCCACCAGGCGCTGCACCGCCGGTTCTCCGGCACGGCGGCGCGCGACGGGTTCTGGGGCGAGACCGTCACGGTCCTGAGCGTCTTCCACACGTTCCGCGAGTTCAAGGAAGAACACTTCGACAACCACCACCGGCGCGAGATCTTCGCCACCGAGGCCGATCCGCCGGTACAGTTCCTGGAAGCACTCGGCTTCCGTCCGGAGATGAGCCGGGACCAGCTGTGGCGCCGGGCGTGGATCGTGTTCTTCTCCCCGGCGTTCTACGGCCGCAACGCCTACGGTCGGCTGCGCAGCAACATCGTCAACGGCCGCGTCCGCAAACTCGGCGTGCTGATCTGGCTCGGCGGATGGCTGTCGGTGCCGTTCTGGGCGCCGCACGGCGGCTGGGTTCTGCTGCTGGCGTTCGTGATCCCGGTGATCCTGTTCGCGCAGCTGTCCGCGCTGCTGGACCGGCTCGGCGAGCACGAGTGGCTGGCGCCGCGCGTCCCCGAGTACGGACACCGCTTCTACACCGCCGCCAACACCTCGGCGCGGTTCTGCGGCGCCCCGGTCCCGGCCCGGCACACCCCGCTGGCGCGGCAGAGCGCGCAGTGGCTGCGCTGGAGCGTCGCAACACTCTGCTACCACGTCCCGGCCAGGCTGCTGGTCATCGTCGGCGACCTGCCCAACCACGACTACCACCACCGGTACCCGTCCACCCCGGAGTGGACGACGGCCGCCTATGCCCGCCAGCGCGACATCGACTCCGGCCGGGACGGCGGACCGCCGTACCAAGAGGTCTGGGGCGTGGGCGCGGCGATCGACCGCCTCTTCCGGAGCTGGGAGGGTTCCCCGACCGATGAACCGACCTATTCCCATCGTTGACACCTTCGCCGACGCCCGGTTCGCCGGGAACCCGGCCGCCGTCGCGGTGTGTCCGGAGTTCCCGGACGCCGCCGTGATGCAGGACGCGGCGCACCGCATCGCCGTGCCCACGACCGCGTTCGTGGTGCCGGACCCGGAGCGGCCCGCGGTGTACCGCATCCGCTGGTTCACCCCGCACGCCGAGATCAACCTGTGCGGGCACGCGACGATCGCGAGCACCCGGTGCTTGTCCGATCTGCCGGAGAACGCCGGCGTCGACCGGTTGGAGTTCGTCTCCGCCAACGGCGTGCTGTTCACTCAGTGGGCTGACGGCCTTGTCGCCATCGACCTGCCCGCCGACCCGCCAGTGCCCTGCGATCCGCCGCCGGAGCTGTTGGCGGCGCTGCGGGTGGGGGAGGGGACCGGGATCGGTGTCGTCGGCTGCGCGTTGTCCAGCGACGACGTGCTCGTCGAGCTGGAGTCGCCGGAAGCGGTCGCGGCGGTGCGTCCGGATTTCGAGGCGCTGGGACGGCTTCCGTACCGGGGCAACGTGGTCACGGCACGGGACGCCTCCGATTCCGACGTCGACTTCGCCTCGCGGACCTTCTTTCCCTGCTACGGCGTGAACGAGGACCAGGTCTGCGTCACCGCGCACTGCAAGCTCGCGCCGTTCTGGGCGCGCAAGCTCGGCCGGGCGCGGCTGACCGCGATCCAGCCCAGCGCGCGCGGCGGACGGCTGGAGGTCGAGGATCTGGGGGAGCGGGTGCTGGTGCGGGGGAGCGCCGTGCTGCGTCCGGAGCCCGCGGTGGTCGGCGTCGGCGAGCTGTTCGGGGCGGTCCGGTGACCCTTCCCGCTCATCTGCCGGTCCTGCTCGGTGACCTCGTGCTGATCATCGCGGTCGCGCGCCTGCTCGGCGCTGCGGCGACGCGACTGGATCAGCCTGCTGTCATCGGCGAGATCGTCGGCGGGATCCTGCTCGGCCCGACGCTGCTCGGTCACTACAGCTCGACGGTCTTCTCCGCCGCTGTGCGGCCGACGCTGTCGGACGTCGCGAACGTCGGCGTCTGCGTGTTCATGTTCGGCATCGGGGTCGAGCTGGATCACCGGCTGCTGCGCGGGCAGGCGCGGACGGCTGCGACGGTCGCGCTCGGCGCGATCGCGGTGCCCTTCGGGTTCGGTGTGCTGCTGGCGCTCTATTTGGTGCGGCATCATCCGACCACGCACCACGCCGGGTTCGTGCTCTTCATGGGGACGGCGATGTCGGTCACCGCTTTCCCGGTGCTGGCGCGCATCCTCACCGACAAGAAGCTGCTGCGGACGCCGATCGGCGGGTTGGCGATGGCGTGCGCGGCGTTCGGCGACGTGCTGGCGTGGACGCTGCTGGTGATCTCGGTCGCGCTGGCGCGGGCGGACGGGCATCCGTGGCGGTTGCTGTGGGTGGTTCCGTATCTCGCGGTGATGGTCGGTGTGGTGCGTCCGGGGGCGGCGCGGTATGCG
This window harbors:
- a CDS encoding chlorinating enzyme, giving the protein MDLETDRKTFAEQGFIGPFTLWEPEEMTAWWKTQRKALLDPAKSARKVFDNPVNYDRHLDIPGLSSLITEPEMVRRMQALIGPDVLCWRTEFFPKNPGDSGTGWHQVETYAIGETSEGMLEATEHSDGVPMELTCWVAFTEATKENGCMRLIPGSHRQWRYDEHAPMKWNGAARDNSFFGYNYEDIKIDKNWDPDAQDVRDVEMRPGQFIIFTARTIHGSRPNTANRQRMGHAIRVVPTHVRVYGGMTGFDEFGHHFDLARHGCVLVAGQDDYGLNRLAQHNAWGDRFTPLDRMAV
- a CDS encoding fatty acid desaturase is translated as MTDVRATYLRFPAWTQHFWTWQTGKALPGQKPLLRHTWASYLTLTLALFLGGLAVSATAVAAEYPYWYLALLAGWFLTVCGARMMVLVIAHQALHRRFSGTAARDGFWGETVTVLSVFHTFREFKEEHFDNHHRREIFATEADPPVQFLEALGFRPEMSRDQLWRRAWIVFFSPAFYGRNAYGRLRSNIVNGRVRKLGVLIWLGGWLSVPFWAPHGGWVLLLAFVIPVILFAQLSALLDRLGEHEWLAPRVPEYGHRFYTAANTSARFCGAPVPARHTPLARQSAQWLRWSVATLCYHVPARLLVIVGDLPNHDYHHRYPSTPEWTTAAYARQRDIDSGRDGGPPYQEVWGVGAAIDRLFRSWEGSPTDEPTYSHR
- a CDS encoding RICIN domain-containing protein; protein product: MRRKIAAIGVSMAAAVSAVVVSSGSASAAPFPFQEIGVFNSSHCLDNATEIDSVLQMWSCTGGDEQQWAEEFDTNTSTYYFVNLNTHRCITAPPAQGRVDMEPCPLNSPPNSQSQEWTIFDHASDNSWIAWQNKASHLCLDTPSVGNGTVLEAEPCNVAISYQKFTERGR
- a CDS encoding non-ribosomal peptide synthetase, encoding MSSSLRPAPSECVGPVAVPACPPDVLAACAEELARRLARRVRLIHGEHERVLPPPDAGPADAALLVSEDGRRLYVESMTDSADSPTALAWARAFQHLLACAMAAPELPMSAHPLLSEQERRRILYELNPHRVPQVLHRTMAEPFQEQATRTPEAVALVAASGEHVSYRELNERANRLAHFLRSTGAGPGSRVAICAERGVPQVVAIYAAVKAGCAYVPLDADLPDARLGYMLADCAPTHVLTDPASRSRVPEGGWRVIDLEADAAQWQEQPASDPPVAVSANPGTAILNILYTSGSTGRPKGVAYPTDGALAHLDWMQSQYPYEPGDAAVFKTSPGFDVSIWELFWPLYHGARLIVCEPGAHRDARRLARLVEEHGVTTVFLAPTVMTPFLEQVDASAARLRWALCGGEPVTARVRDTFYRALPDAVLVNCYGPTEAGTVTDMALDPDPGVPVPLGRPAAHFRLSVLGEDLEPLPVGVAGEAYISGPIGLAQSYWRAPARTAERFVADPYGPPGTRMYRTGDLCRYRDDGVLEHLGRIDRQVKIRGLRVEPGEVESVLAADPAVVDCAVAVHGTQGTHGTPARLIAFVVPAEPGTFGEAEAAEVLRRAAALLAEHMRPERLVAVPRIPATVNGKVDTAALLAVWEGFADGEERAIVPPADELEARLVGIYSRVLQSGPVSVLDTFAGLGGHSLLAFTVIDACVAELRVKPEVLKLLTGSVREVAQSIREGHAEPAEPAAPNPG
- a CDS encoding AMP-binding protein, translated to MVRQNQTPYDLVRAVARADGDRAALVDPAGAGAQLSYAELIARTETLARRLREHGVGAEQPVAVVLERGADTVVAMLAVLAAGGVYCPLDVSAPDARLTAVVELLGAKVALTDAAHAGRLPAGVDALRLEAVSAASVTASGAASDSGTALDSASGSTPASAADSGTASDSNSASASDSGTGSASASNSASDTGALDPDSAFEPAAPTPDSLAYVLYTSGSTGVPKGVAMTHRGLSRLISWQTASGAPGLRTLQFTATSFDVTFQEVLSTLATGGCLVVAGEQVRRDPALLLETIVKERIQRLFLPYVALQLMAVTAARLAIVPESLEHVVTAGERLVVTPAIRDLFTTLPHCRLDNHYGPTEAHLVTSQTLPQDRAAWPDVPGIGAPVAGVACHVLDERLHAVPDGEVGELYVSGPCLARGYLADPARTAERFVADPGADAPGERWYRTGDLVRRIADGTYEFLGRADGQLKVRGFRVEPGEVETALTSHPRVQAAAVGLRQIEDGISILVGYLQTDGAVSQREIGDHARALLPAYMVPSRYLTVPALPRTGTGKVDTRALAEIALPDAADSSDAADAADPDQLPLSDLITALWIRVLGHDEFDPDDDFFDVGGDSLLATWVAAELGQMLGRPVELSLFLEYSTVEDLAEALGSQGSATATGAALIAGSSRSSASQIVTLRPGPSGRSLYLFHPLGGELICYRELARASRAPVRVLGVGWSGAPPEYGATLEDIARVHVEQLLVIQPDAPFLLAGWSFGGVLAFEVARQLTAAGASVDFLGLIDANPVIDPITGLPLADTPFLGVLDEVVTLLDAPGTTSADLTALTSGDTWLQLMGAPIAPGASSTYLRTALDTARACMWAAMRYQARRHDGPIDVFQASGSGADRQEALAGAIRSLAGGAFRTVAVPGGHWACIRAEDGAETARALDAALERVGAAGSGTHGS
- a CDS encoding TenA family transcriptional regulator — translated: MTATSFGDRLADSPVYKSFCDHRFFAAVDTAEFSKEQAEILIEQWWHPLHYFPTFLARCVSVLPDIASKSAITAILNQETGGGRVDRAHEIIYTESMDKCGFSAAKVTGTDPYPETAALVEGYRSASEQRESALGFIFATETTDLLMVSSIGKAIQRTTGVTDNEWVDIHIMQEPDHVEEANHALTADFTPEAEQAVLDAADRMWQLWTEFFDRLASEAGVAAAAGAAGAADASGTTGTPA
- a CDS encoding aspartyl/asparaginyl beta-hydroxylase domain-containing protein; this encodes MRTQYVAALELDEGRLAKDLETSASFNYSEAYSNYLIGGPWKSAMLYSAGGDAGDGLLTDYDYRQSSDFTDYGRQMPYLQELISTSVDLSRLTFVRLARFAKSVIVPHRDFLELEEIPEDKRSAHRLHIPLATHEECFFSEDNVVYRMRAGELWYFDASRIHSVVSFAEEPRIHLIFDFADRPGAGSLVTVPGEPEGAGVPAASAVDRPQLSDAERAALARLADVLTMDTFSEIFSVLVKKHFRRDGGEHFVWDTLTALARACPDPAVLPHTQELRRYFTLERPSGSGQA
- a CDS encoding cytochrome P450, translated to MRTDEAGLLAEPEADTEPEFHYDPFSYQVQKDPYPIYAWMRENAPVYHNPERNFYALSRYADVDAALRDPATFTNRNGISLEPALWGPQAYKNVFFLALDPPDHGTLRGLVSKDFTPRSVIQREQRIRELCRRRLDPLLESGDYVDFAADYAAAVPNDVVCEMLGVPESDWDLIRFDTDRLTKRANESDERSEETLAAAFRLATYYVHLVSEVRKHPGDNLTSLLCEAEVAGGGKLTDSEIVAFLFLLVSGGNESTGKLIGNAWYHGWRLPDVQRAGLEGRFDDWMNETLRYDSSSQMTSRTVTRDVEMHGVQVPAGVRMVMLPASANRDHRVFTDPDVFDIDRDTRKMISFGAGPHHCLGGALAKSEIRIVLEEAAAEVAEYEIDIENAKRVQSAHQRGFTTLPCRVTRRARRRETG